The DNA segment ACATTAAGCGCCGTGTATTTACCAGAAAAGTAAATAAAACTTAATATTAGGGCGATAATAAAAAATAGATTTAAAGCGACTTTGTTACGTTGTCGTTGTCGCCACTCCAGAACATCAATAACAGCTCTACCGGCTGCGGTGTATTTCGTTGGTTTGACCTGATTCAATCTATTAACGACTAAATCTAATCTAGAAATAAAATTAAATAACTCTGCGTCTGCAGATATCTCAATATGATTTGAATTTGCAAATTCAAGATTCATAGAAATCGTATGTAGATCATTCGCAAAACGTTGATGGTCTTTCAATCGTTCTTCGCCTAAATCATTTACTTTGAAATCTATTAAATTATCAAGATGATAGACACGATAAGCGCGGTTAAGTGAAATTCCGTGAGTGCTATTAACTTTTTCTCTTAACTGCTTTGATTCCTTACAAAAATTAAAAAGAAAAGGTTCCATTTACGTTCTCATTCTAGTTGGCAGCTGATTTACAGCAATCATTTGATCTCAAATTGATCTTGGTTAATCATTTCGGAAATTTCTTGTGCTTCTTCACTGAAATCGTTAGAAGACGCATTCCAATCACAAACTGTACACTTAAGCCCATGAAGATCAGTACTTTCAATTTCTGACTTTGTTATTCTAGGTTTAATATCACCAGTTTTAGGGTCAATCTTCCTTGAATATACAATAGCCATTTCTTGCCATAAAGCCAGTTGACCTTCACATTCAGGACAAACAATTCTAATTTGGGGGTGAGTAGATTTCATTAATTCCAGTACCTATTTCGAATAACCTAAAAAATAAAATATTGATGAAAGCACATATAGATTAGATTCATTGCAAATGTAGAATAAACCCCGAACCAAGCTAAACCATGCCACATTGATAATTGATTAAGCAGCTCTTTCTGACCTTTTTCAATGCTCGTCTTTTTATAATCAACGTATGACTTCACAATTTCTTTATGTTTTTTGCTAGTCATCATTTGAATTGGAATCAATGTAATCGTGATCATTGAGAATAGCATTGTGAATGCTGGTACTTCTTCTAGACCAAAGGCAATATCAGCAAAATTATTGTTTGTCTTTAGGGTTCCAATCAGAATGAGTAAGGCACTAATGCTCACCAATAAAATGCCAAAGAATTTTCCTGAATTTTCATCTTTTAAAAAAGTGTATTGTGCTTGCTCAACATCTTCCAAAGAATCCCAGATCGCTTTAACTTTAATTAAGTAAATGTGTTGCTTAATTGCATAGAAAATAAAAATTGCTAAGAAAATTAGTATCCCTGTATTGATTATCAAACCCATGATTTAAACATCTCTTTTTTCTATCCCAACAACGATAAAGTACAAAACAATCAACAGTATAAACATATACCGCCAATTGTTGTAGTGATATAATGCATCATGTTTAAAAGATTTTAATTTAAAGTTGAAAGTATAATATTTATAGGATTTTTAATTGTGCTAAATAAACCTGAATGGATTACAGACTCAATCTGGTACAAAATGTGTGATGCTGGTATGTCATTACCGGAGCCATTAGAGTCGGCTGATCTGACCAAGCCATTTGTATATGATCGAAAGTATGGAGTATTTCCAGTCATTCGCGGTAATCATCAAGTTGCAATGTCTCTTTTACTGGCATTTCACAAAGGTTATAAAAATGGTGTAGATGCATCTGAAAAGATGGGCCTCGCATACAGCCATGGTACTGCAGATCATTATCTTGCAAATATTACAGGAACAGCCTTTCTTTCATCTGTAGGAAAATGTATTACAGCTGGTTCAAAGAACAACTTGAATGAGAAGGAAAAAGACTATTTTGGCTCTATATCTTACTTGGATAAATAAAAGGTATATTCCAAAACCAAAATACTTAAGAGGGCTGCAGCTCTCTTTTTTTTATTTATTATTCGAAAAAAATATAGCGCCGTGTTCTTTTAATCAGTTAAATACCAAAGAGCGCAATGGTTTGCTTTTCAAGAAAAAATTAGATAGATACCTTCGATTAGATTCAAAAACCAAAATATTTTAGGCATTCCTTTGATGATTACATAAGACCATCTGCGCAAGCCGATGGGCATAGGAGCGTAAGCGGGGGCGCTGCGCATAAAAAAAGCCTGTAATAAATACAGGCTTTGCAATTCAAATAACATTTAATTTGAAAGCGCGGTGGTCACAGAGAGGAATAAATATCCGCGTTTTGAAACCCAACTGCTGCGGCTAAAAGTTTCAAGACCATTTAACGAATAATCATCATTAAAATATTTTGCTACCTCTTGGCAGAACTGATCTTTAGAAACACCAGCTCCAAGCAACTTAGATTTTTTAGGAATTTTAATCTTGTAGTCAGAAGTTCCAAGCTCTGAATTTGTACGAAAAGGTAAAGGCAAAGTCATTTTTTTCCCTAAAACCGTAATTTTTTGCATTTTTAGAACTCACTATAAATTTTTACTACGTTCTACAACCTGATATTACACAACTTTTTGTGTAGAGCCAATTAAACCAATTCTGAAACTGCGCGGTAAACTTGAAAATATGGATATAAATTACCTGATTCAATTTCATATCGGAAATCAAGCGGAATTCCATAAGGATCTTCATTTTTTTTCAAAGCACTCAGATAAATACGATGCAAAATGGCAGGGTTAATTAAAATAGCTTCTTTTTCAAAACTCATTAATACGTACAAGCTTTCTGCTTTTTCAAGAACTGCTGTAGGTTCAATAAAGTTTCCCGTTGGGCAATCATTGGCAAATGTTATTGTTGAGTTGATACCCAATAAAAAATCTTTAACCATTTTTAAATATGCTTCGGTATTGAAATTTTTTCGCATTTCAATCAAGATTTTATCGTTGTCTTCTAAAGCATTATAAGAACTACCAGTCAAGCTACACACCTTAGCAAAATCGCCATGTTCCATTACATTACGCGCATAAACTGTAGGTGAACCACCCATAAAACCAATACCAAGATCAAGTTTTTTAACTTTTGAATTATTCATTTTTTGTAGCTCCGTTGCTGATTACTAATTATAACCATATACCGCATATTTATCTAGTAAGTTTATGTAATTAAAAGTTATATTCATAATTAAATTTGTTTTTGCTTTTCAATTTCCTATCTAAATCAAAAGGATTCAGTCGGGCAAGGATGGTTTAAAAATGCGAACATCATTCTTTTGATTGCAGGCGCAACCGTGTAAGCGGTTGAGTATTGGAGCGCAAGCGGAAGGGATTTAAAAAAAAGATTGTAACATTATGATTTTTATAGATAAATTACAATAATACACATTATAAAATATGGTATTGGTTTATAATATATTTATTAAATCAGCAACTTAGGTATAAGAAATGCCACTTTTCACAATGAAAACGAAAACATTCGAAAGTTTGCTTTCAAAAAAAAGTGAAACAAAGAACCTCTGTGTTACAGCATCATCTTTGGGCAATGCAGAAGTTGCTTTTTTCAAACACCTATTTCGTAATGAGTTGGCTAATGTTGACTCTGATACTTTAAATAAATTGGAAGAAATAATCGGACTATAGTGATCAATTTTTTGATCTAGTTGAAGCAGCTAAAAATTTACGTGCCGAAAATGTAGCACCTCAAGTATTCGGTTTTAATACTGTTCGTGCTTCGGATGTTTTGGAATTAGACAAAGCAAAAATCGTGGTGCATAAAGCTAAAGGAAAAAATCGTAAGATAATCATTTCTGGAATACCAGTGGTGGTTTCAGAGGTTCAGTGTATTTCGAATTTTAAATACTCACGATTAAAAAAGACTGTCATTAACATCAATTGATATAATCAACATATTCAGTAGGCTTTTTTGAGGATACATATATGGAAAATTCAAATAAAAAATATGGTGTTACTATCGTTTCTCGCCCAAAGATCAAAGCAACCAAAGAGCTTAATCTAAGCGGAAAAGAAGGTGAGCAAATTGTTAAATCTGAAACTAAATTAGTTTTAATGCGTCACCAAAAAACGTTCAAACGTTTGGAAGATATGTAAATGAATTTAGTACAGTTTCCTTTCGAGCGTGTAATTCAAATCAACACTATTATTCTTTCAACTGGTAAGGGGATGAAAGGAACTGCGGATTTAGGAAAATTACAAGGTGCTTTATCTCGCATAGATACCGCCATTCATTATCAAGGATTGGATGACGTTTTCGAAATAGCAGCGAAATATGCATCTAGTATTGCAACAGCTCATGCTTTATCTGATGCAAATAAACGTACAGGTTTAGCAGTAGCGTTGGAATATTTGTCTTTAAACGATTTTGAATTAAAACTAGATGAAGAATTATTGGCAGATGCAATGAGAGATTTGGTTATTGGTGAAATTTCGGAATCAGACTTTGCAGATATTCTATATTCTTTTTATGTTTCAAATGATTAGTTAGGAGATAAATATGTCAAAAACTTTTAGATTAAGTGATATAGAAGAAAAAGCTCTGAATACTGTGTCATTGAGAATTAACCGTGAACTTGTAAATACTGGACATAAACCATTACGTGATACTGAAATACTTCACGAAATTTTGAACCAAACCTTACACAAAGAGAATATTGAAGTATCTAGAACTGGTTCATTGATTATAAAAATAGACAGATAGAAGTGCTTAAAACAGAAAAAGAAGGCATTGCCTTCTTTTTCTGTTTTAAGCCATCAGGACAATTTTCAAATTGTACTTGCCACAACAGCCATGATTGATCTGTATGCTTGACGACCTTGGGCAAAAGGTAATCCAAGAAAATCAGTCACTTTACTTTCTAAAGAACTATCTTTTACAGCACCAGCCCAATATATTTTCGATTCAATTTTATTCCCTGTCATGAATTGAATGTTGACTCCATTTGAAAGGATAATTTGGATTTTTTTATTTAACACTTTTGTTTCACCAATGATCTGAGTCGATTTATTCATTACTCGGCTTTGGAGCTTTAACCCTAAAACATCAGTCCAGCCACTGAACATTAAATCTTTTTTGAAATCTGCTTTTAATTGAGTAGTTAGCATTTTGTCGCTCCGTTGTTGATAATATTATTATAACCATATACCGCATATATATCTAGTAAGCTTATGTAATTAATGGTTATATTTATATAAAATTTGTTTTGATTTTTAATTGTCTATTTTAATCAAAAGAATCCAGTCGGGGAAAAGATGATTTAAAAATTAGAGCATATCTTTTTTGATTACAGACTCAATCGCGTAAGCGCTTGAGTGCTGGAGCGTCAGCGGAGTGGACATTTCATCAAGCAAAAAAATGCGAATAGCCTTTAAACAAACTATTCGCATTTTAGTGAATTAAGCAGCAAATTCAGCTTCGTTTTTTTGACGCAGGATTTTAAGATCAAAAGGGATACGATTTTTTTCAAATTCAGGCGAGATACCATCGATGTCTTCTTGAGTTAGACCCATATAACCCTCTTGGTGGGTAATGCTCTCAACTGGTACAGCACACCAGTAACAATTTAAATCTAAATAGACATAATTGCCATAAGATGCATCATTATCAAAACCAAGAATCTCATGATTCAAAAAAGCGACACCATATTCATTGGTGTATGTAACAAGCTGACCGATCTCAAGACTTTTTGTATTTTTTTCGGCACTCAATTCTTGATCAATGTTTTTGAATCGACCCAAAAAAAGTTCTTTGTGAAATTTGTTATGAACATAGTCATGAATCAAATATTCTTTATTGTAAAATTGAGCAATTAGACCATCTTTATGCAAATTTTCTTGAGTGATTGATTGCACTAATTTTTTAATTGATTTTTTATCGGTAATAAGTTTCATGGTTAAGCTCCGTTGCTGATAACTAATTATAACCATATACCACATATATAGCTAGTAAACTTATGTAACTAAAGAAAATATATTTAAAAAACCTTAAAAAGTCACAAGAATATAATTGCATTCTTCTCTTAACCAATTGAAAAATAAGCGACAATCAACTGCTCTAACGCCATCAATTTCCCAATCTTCTTCATGAGGATTAACCTCAATACGTGCGAAGTCACAGGGGGTATGATTGCCACTTTTAATTTTTTCTGTGACAGCTTTTAAAAAATCTTTTTCATTATAGTAACGGTTGTCAGTACAAATCATGAGTGAAGTATGGTGTTTATGAGTAAAGCCATTTTTGTCCACTGATGTTTTTGTGATTGTTGTCATGTAATGGCACTTTCCATCAATAGAATATGGTGAAATTTTTTCATTCATTTTGAATATCTACGCACTTAAAATATATAATTAATTATAAACATATACCGCATATATATAAAGTAAGTATATGTAATATATAGTTATCATGTTGTTTTGCTTTTCAATTTCCAATATGAATCAAAATCATTCAGTCGGATGAGGATAGTTTTAAAATTCGAGTATCTTCTTTTTGCACACAATAAATCATCGGCGTAAGCAGATGATCTTTGGAGCGTCAGCGGAGTGGTCCTTTAAAACGGGTGTAGCCGTAGGCTAGGGCTTGCATTGGGAATTAGGGGCCAATAGGGGATTAACTGCCGCAGAGATTAGCGGTGTCAACCGCGCCACGAAAACAACAAGCTTAAGCATTAAGGTTGGTAGTTTTCACAATTGGTAGGAAACCAATTGTATGAATCTAGCGAAGCGGAAAGCCGGTTTTTATGGAAAAAACCGGCTGATAGAAAAAGTTGCAGACTTTTTCGGTGCCGAAATATTTCCATGCTGCAGCGGGGAAATATTTTGATCTAAATTGCGGTTATGGCCAAAGCGTGAGCGTAGGACATGGAAGCGTCAGCGTACGAGAATTGAAGTGCGGATATTTCCGTGCAAAAAAAGGCCTGCAGATCATGCAGGCCTTTGGCATTTAGTTTTTGTATATTATTGGTCAGAATACCAAACACAGACGAAATAAGAATTATAGCCAGAACTTGTTTCTGATGGTGAAACAACATGCTCAATATTTATAATTTTGCAAGCTGGACGATTTTTGTGCAAATTACTGGATAAAACGACCACTTATTCCTGTTCGTAACGTACCAGTCATTCCTGCTTCTTGAACCACTAGGATATGAAAAAGTAATCTCATATCCTTAGAAATGGTTACATCGCTAATTTTGCAGATACTAAACGATTCATGCTTACACCACGTTCTGCTGCTTCCAATGCTAGTTTTTGATGAACCATTGATGGAACACGTACCG comes from the Acinetobacter sp. TGL-Y2 genome and includes:
- a CDS encoding acetyltransferase, whose protein sequence is MENSNKKYGVTIVSRPKIKATKELNLSGKEGEQIVKSETKLVLMRHQKTFKRLEDM
- a CDS encoding type II toxin-antitoxin system death-on-curing family toxin; this translates as MNLVQFPFERVIQINTIILSTGKGMKGTADLGKLQGALSRIDTAIHYQGLDDVFEIAAKYASSIATAHALSDANKRTGLAVALEYLSLNDFELKLDEELLADAMRDLVIGEISESDFADILYSFYVSND